The DNA window TTTAGCAGTCCCCAGCTAAAGGCGGTGCAATCACCACCTGAACCTTCGCTGCCTCAAGCGCCGCCGCCACGGAGGGAGGAGGCGCGTCTTCGGTGATCAGCATGTTGATGCCATCCAGCGCAGAGAGATGGACCAGTGACATGCGCTGGAATTTTGCGCAATCACACAACACAACCGTAAAATCAGAACAGCGCAGATAGACCCTTTTCAACTCGGCATCTTCAAACGAATAATCGTAAATTCCGTCAGGCGTCAGCCCAGATACGCCAATAAACGCCACGTCAAACCACAACGCGGCGAAGCGCTGCACGGCTGTAGGCCCGCCCATCGACATCTCATCAAGGCGTACCCGGCCACCCGACAGGTAGACGTCGGGCTGGGTATTGTTCAAGGCATGGGCAATGCGAACACTGTTGGTAAAAACTTTCATCCGTGAGCACCCCACTAAACGCTGCGCCATCAGGAAGGTGGTGGTTCCCACATCAAGTGCAACCGAACGGTAATGACTGGCGACCGCCGCAGCCACAATGGCAATACGCTGTTTTGCCTCATTGCGTAGCAGCAAACGAGCTTCAAAACTCGGCTCGATGCTGTCCATGGCCACTGCGGCCCCATGTTCAGGCGCCACGGCACCACCGTGAATACGCGTCAGTTTTCCGGCCGCTTCCAACTCAATCAGATCGCGCCGAATAGTCATGACAGAAACCGCCAACGCATGAGCCAACCCGGCCGCCGAGATCGTCCCCCTGGCGTTCAGAGCGGATAAAATTTCGCGTTGCCGCGCCTCTGCCATCAACCGCTGGCGGTGCAAGGTGCGATGTTCAGCCGCTTCATCAGCGGGAGATTTATTGTTCGGCATTCGCGTTGTTCCCCATCAGAAACCCACAAACGAACAAAATATAACTTCGTAGAAGCACTATACGAATATTAATGTTTTAATCAAACTAATTTTGTTTTGATTTGTTCGAATTATTGTGCAATAAGTAATCATCAGCGATAAGGAGCCAACGATGAGCAACCAATTCTATGTGCCAGGGCTTTACCCTGGGCTGAAAGGCAAAACGGCGATCGTTACCGGCGGGGCGGCCGGTATTGGTTTGGCAATTAGCCGCACACTACTCGCCCAGGGCATGAATGTTGCTATAGGTGATATTGACGAAAATACGGCCCAGGAAGCCGCCCGAGAGTTAGGTGATCGCTGTTTTGCTTTCGGCGTTGATGTGCGTTCACGCGAGTCAATCACCGCGGGGTTTTCACAGGTCATCAAGCACATGGGCAGCTATCAGGTACTGGTCGCTAACGCCGGGGTTTCTACGATGCAGCGCGCGTTGGATATCACCGATGAAGAATGGGATTTCAATTTTGATGTCAATATTCGCGGGGTATTTCTTACCAACCAGTTAGCAGCCCGCACCTTTGTCGAACAGAAACAGGGAACCATCGTCAACACAGCTTCATTGGCAGCCAAAGTCGGCGCACCGCTGCTGGCGCACTATTCAGCCAGCAAGTTTGCGGTGCTCGGTTGGACGCAAGCACTCGCCCGTGAGTTGGCCGCAGAAGGCATCCGCGTCAATGCCGTCTGCCCTGGGTTTGTAAAAACAGGCATGCAAAGCCGTGAAGTGCAATGGGAGGCGGCCCTGCGTGGCATCAGCCCCGAGAATGTAATACAGGACTACATAAATCAAACCCCGCTTGGCCGGTTGGAAACGCCCGAAGATGTCGCTGACGTGGTGGCGTTTCTCTGCTCCGACGCGGCTCGCTTTATGACCGGGCAGGGCGTCAACGTCACCGGCGGCGTGTATACAGGCTAAAAACAAACAAAATCAAACAGGCAATGTTACGTCAGCATATTGAAAGATGAAGGGATAGACACAATGCCTGGGAACGTCCGTCATTCGTGATGAATACACCCGCTAAGCAACCGCCTGCCCGCAGGGCGAAAGAACACAGCACATAGCAAAGGTATAAGCGCATGGCCTCTATTGAATTACTTAA is part of the Gibbsiella quercinecans genome and encodes:
- a CDS encoding DeoR/GlpR family DNA-binding transcription regulator, encoding MPNNKSPADEAAEHRTLHRQRLMAEARQREILSALNARGTISAAGLAHALAVSVMTIRRDLIELEAAGKLTRIHGGAVAPEHGAAVAMDSIEPSFEARLLLRNEAKQRIAIVAAAVASHYRSVALDVGTTTFLMAQRLVGCSRMKVFTNSVRIAHALNNTQPDVYLSGGRVRLDEMSMGGPTAVQRFAALWFDVAFIGVSGLTPDGIYDYSFEDAELKRVYLRCSDFTVVLCDCAKFQRMSLVHLSALDGINMLITEDAPPPSVAAALEAAKVQVVIAPPLAGDC
- a CDS encoding SDR family NAD(P)-dependent oxidoreductase, with product MSNQFYVPGLYPGLKGKTAIVTGGAAGIGLAISRTLLAQGMNVAIGDIDENTAQEAARELGDRCFAFGVDVRSRESITAGFSQVIKHMGSYQVLVANAGVSTMQRALDITDEEWDFNFDVNIRGVFLTNQLAARTFVEQKQGTIVNTASLAAKVGAPLLAHYSASKFAVLGWTQALARELAAEGIRVNAVCPGFVKTGMQSREVQWEAALRGISPENVIQDYINQTPLGRLETPEDVADVVAFLCSDAARFMTGQGVNVTGGVYTG